The segment AACATGAAGTCCAGAGGATCATTACGACATGTACATATGAGTATTGTTGGGTGCGATCGGGATTTGAATAGCTAAATGAAaggaaaataatgtaaaatttcaataaaatgaatgtataatttattaagGACGTTTGATGAAATTATACTAATATAAGTAATTGGGAATCAATCTTtgaatataacattttgtaCGAGGTGATCAAATGATACGGTTGaacatgatcaaatctatcctGCAGCCCTTCGGGCTaacacatgtatatgattccttattccttagaTATTTCTATTTATGCCTTCAATTAAATACATGCGGTCATATGCGGCTATAATTGAGGTGTTTGGTtacaacaaattaaattatacaaaaataatcTCAAGCAAATAGATaagaaacaaagaaacaaatatttgattattcCACGAGACAGAAAGAGTTTCAAAAGTCGACGGATCATTTCTgtacttttttgttttgatccTAGTTTTTCTACTCCCCAGTTCGAAAACAAAAGATGTAAGCGCAGTTAATttacacttacatgtatatactagtagatacatgtacagcatATGTTCTGTCCATGGTCTATTAAGGAAACTTTCTGTCAAATCCGCAGGTTCCACGCGTTGTTATCGATctaaatatgatatgaaattattaataacaaaattatttattaatatgttAATCCAGTTTCACAAAATTCATTCGTTAGAATACAAggacatttaaaatttaaatgaaagctaAGACGAGGTACATATACAGTGTTTTTCATGCTATTTGCCTTTGGAAGGGACAAAGCGAATATAATCCAATGCGTGAGAAACTATCAAAAAGCTATTCTATTCTTCACTGAAATCGAAATATCACATTTGTGTTGCTGTAGGGATCGACATCTTTGTGGCGGAAATAACAAATTTCACAAACACATGTAATAGGATTGGtatcaatacaaaatttcaATGGATTGagttacattttttcaaaaagttgaTACATGCTTTTGTACAAAAATTTGGCCGATGTGCACGTAATTTCAAATGATTCAGCTATTTCAGGgtacattcaaaattaaaaataatttacaatttattttttttcaaaatgatgggGCAGGTtattgtaattacatgtaatatcaatgCAGCAATATCAAAATGCAATACTCACATTTTGATTCAGCAGATCTGCCAAGAtgtataaatcattattttaaaatcaaaacagaagTACCCGTATTTCTGCAAATTAAATTAATCAttctacattgtacatgtacaaatctgAGTCTTCACATAAAACTTAGCCGATTAAAAATAAACTAGACTTAATATTTGATTGGATTAAGAAAGCGtcttttagtttaaaataatcttttgtttcatatatatacacacacactgttcatgtatattaattttgagaaaaatattcaaattgatAGTAACTATAATTGCAAAAACATGAGTATATGATTGAAAATGAACATTCTGTCTGCGACTGGAGCATTCATATTGACGTTGTGGTATGAATAAACGTTATAGATGCTGAGCAATGTTTTGACGATATGTACATGAATGaattgtaataaataattttgaaaatatatacattatccATATTCAAAAGTAGTAAAATTTTTAATAGCacgattttttaatgtttgtgtGGTTTCCATTTAAtttggggagagagagagagagagagaaagagagagagagagagagagagagttagagagagagagagagagagagagagagagagagagagagagagagagagagagagagagagagagagagagagagagagaggcgtCATACTCATTGACAACACCCTAATACATTGGCATACAggtgtaaattaaaatattttatattataactaAATCAAACCCATCCTTCCTTTGATATCTGAGAATGacacaaaaaagtaaaaaggcTTGCATCTCTACGTTCTTATTAAAATGTCGTCGTATAAATTAATTTGAGTGTCTTTCGTTCTTCAATTAAGGATGTCATAATACTTGGAATTACATCTTTGTATTCATCTCATTTATCTAAAAGCTACCATAAgtacttttacatgtactattatgCACTCCTTTTTTTTATTCGTTAGTGTACCTGTACTTATAATGTGTATTGCACTTTTCCAGCACTTTAGGTGCCGGAGCCCATGacgatttctttgttttatcttGGCAGGTGCCCGGTATCTGCTGCATATGGTCGATGTTTAGGGGGTCTCAGATAGGGGACCTCGGTATAAAGACTGATGGAAGATAGGAGTCCTGCAGCAGTACGGTGGATTCCTTCTATCGTAGGCTACGTAAGGTAGGATACCAAGCTCTTCATGTTTCCATTATTTGAGTTTAAGCTTATTCTCTTATAATGAAGTTTAATTAGTATTAGATAGAGAGTTCTTCGTCACATTCATATCTAATTTAATTcgttttcaaattaatcaagACTTAAGTTAAAGTAATCaacatcatatttaaaattgtgGTTCTAAGCTTCATCATAATTTTTTACACGATCTTCAAATCAACACTTTGTCTTACTGTAAAGGCTTCACTTGCAGTCTCGAAAATGAAGTACGCACTTCTGTGGATAAGTTCCCTTGCTCTGGCGTACTGTGCTACGCATGCGCCAAGTACAACGATGGATCCCACGGAGATGCGAATGAAATATCTAGAAAACAGTGTCGAAACCTTGGCCCGCCAGACGATGCTGCAACAACTCTTTGTAGATGAAAGAACTCGTTCCGACGGAGATTCGGGTAAGAGAGCATACGAAAtttaaatgtattcaaattgATTTGGTAACGGACAAAGCCTGTGTAAACCCTCTTTAACAAGTACAGTTTTACATTATACCCATCCCAATAGAAGCCCATGATTACATCTTCCTTTGGGTTTTGCAGGTATCAAACAGGTACGACTAACTCACAAAGGAACACGGTCGTTCCTTTCTGATACAGCTGGACAAGATGCTGTTAACGGCATACACGATCACAGTAACTATAAGTCCCTCGTTGGAATGGGTGAGGTGGAGGCTGTCATGAACGGGGTAGAGTTCCGCACTAGACATAATGATTTCGAGTTGAGAATGCCAAGCAAAGCAAATCAGAACTACCACGCAACAGAGAAAATTCCTTTCCCAGCAGTCCCTCCGTCAGTTTTGAGTAAACATACAGTTGCAGAGCAGATTACAGAAATGCAGAACTACTTCAAGGCCTGGAAATACCAGGACCATCGTCTAAAGGACTACAGGCCGTACTTCAAAGCTGTACTGTGCTACATGGAGGCAGCGTGGACGAAGGATACCAAAACAGCCAAGGACGAGTTCCCTAATGACCGACATACCATGGTATCCGAAGACTGGTCCGACATTGAACAAAAGAATCGATTTTATGCCTATGCTGGTGGTAGAGATCTGTCTGAGAATTTGGTGTTCCTTCCGAGAACTATAATGAATGTTAAGAATGGAACTGTGGAGTACTCTCAGTGGAACTACAGAATCCTTTGCCATCCTCTTAATAAAGATGTCCCTTTGAAAGTCTTTGAACCAATAGATGATTTGGCTACCAGACTTTCCAAGAAATACGACATAAGACAGATTGCCAAAACCAAAGCCGCCAGGTTTAACCTAGCAACCTACGAGCGCCATGGGCACTACGATCCTGATCTCGGGTACGGATGGATTAACGACGTGGCATACAGCTCGTCTCTTCTTGATGATTACATGATGCAAATCCCAGGTAAAAACAACTACCCTGGCAACCTGATCGAGGATACGTTTGGGATGAAAATGTTCCACCCGACCATCAGAGGCAAGGTGCTGAACACCGGGTATTACCATCGACGATATAAATACGACAGGGCAGGAGCTATGGGTACCACTACAGCCAATAGAGGATACACTGATGCACATATGTGGGCGGCTCAGACCAACAGTGACCATATCTCAAACATAGAGATCACCGATTGTCAGAAAGTAAATAACAAGAGGGTTTGTAAACAGTACCATCCCAAGTACTCTTATGCCATTCCGCTAGAGATTATTTACATGACGCCACTATTGTCCTGGAATCCATATAACCTTAATTTCCACGGAGATGCAAGAGGTGATGCCTATGTGACGGCAGGGGGTCGTCATGGCGGATTTAATGCGTCCACCGCTTTTACCGGAATCAGCGAAAAGAACTTCTACATGACTCCAAAGGAATTCTTCGGAGAGATTGGGCATCCTGTTTACAAGGAAGCTGAAGAGAGCGCTGTCGGTGTTTTGGATCATCACCATAATGTTCAAAAGGTCTTGCCATCCGGAACACGCGTATTTCTACCAAGTATTCCTGGTGTGGGTCGCTTGCGCACAAGATATCCAATTGCACCGTTGTTCAGAGAGGGATCCAGTGTTTATAAAGAACTGGATGCATTGAAAGAACTCGTCAACTTTATCGACTCCCATTCGAATCTCTTGCAGGATCCTCCATCACTAGTTGGCAAGGTCCCCCAACTTCAACCCGATGCACACTTCCGAACGACGCTAGCCACCAAAGATCCACCTGGCAGACATTATCACGAACTCTTCATCGAACACGCTGACTACGAGCGCGCGTTGCGCCACGAGAAAATCACAGTGGAGACGACACAGGAGAGTTCCCACACTCACATGGTGGAGATTACATACGACTCCCACAGCCACCATTGGGTCATCACTCAGTGTGACGGGGAACAGCACTGCTGGGACGGACACTCCAACATGTTGACCAAAATTGACTAGATTTTATcagaataaaatatcaaataaatgtgGTGTTACAACAATGCTTCTTTAAAGGGCGGGTggtgaaaaaatattatttgaaattaaataaatcttgtTATTTATTTAGTTAGAATAATTGCAATCAGTCAAAATTAGTATAAGGACACGCATTATAATgaagaatattttctttaaatgaacATGCTTGACGATTGGACGATTGCTTTATTACTTTGAGCCAGACCTTACAGGTATAAATGAGCTGCACGTACCAGAAACTTGTAAGTGTTGTACAATGTTCCTAGAAATGTCAACGAATGATAAACAACATGCATATGTACACACGTAAATCGCGGCCAAAAACAATGAAACTAGTTTAGACAGCAACTTAAGTTTTACGAAAAGGGCTTATACCATGGGgttaaaaaattaacacatgGTATAAACAACATCATTTATTATTAACACCGCTGTTACGCTAATTAATTTCTAGGTGCGCTGAGTTCTATAAGAATAATAAGCCCAGGCTCTTTGAAGCATTGTTTTCTTTGCCATTGAAACAAACCCACACAAATAGATTTAGCTAATTGCAGATGAAGTTTACTGTCAGAAAATTAGCATGTATAGTCGGTATATATCAACAGTTCTGTTTTAACTTTAAGCTCGGATAAACCGGTacaaatgtatttcttttttaaaaatttaaaacatttatttacgcaATGCAGTTCAAGACGCAACGAACTTAGCACGAGGACATAAACTTCCCAAGATCACATCATAAATATCTAATAGCAGAGATCTATATCGCACTATACCTACATTGTATAGACCCCCATTGATCATGCGTAATAGGGATTTTGTGATTCATTTAAGGATGTCTCACGCTCTCTTAAAGAGGTTGATGAATGAAAATGCATAAAAGCAGGTTTGAAATATCGGTTGACAAAATCTCCAAAGCATATACTCATCTGGGTATCAAACTACaatctttatttcatttgatttaaaatatgtaaGAGGAAACAGTCGGTTTGAATTGACAATAGCTAGTGCTTTAGGTTGCTGATTCGTGAAATCTGCACATCTCTCTGTTTTCAGCAAAACAAAATGTAAGAATCACATTTGCCTAGTCATTCTCCATTCAAAAGTTTgccgcattttttttttctttcttttttgcttAGTGTGCAGTTTTATGGGATATATTGTTCAAGGTTAATCAATAAATCGCGTTTACAAACAGCTATGGGCCAGAGCGGAGTGGTGATGTGGGGagaggaaaataaataaaaagataagaagTAAGAAAAATGACTTCTTCTAACGGAACAACAAGTTTACCTGCTTCAAGACTGATTTCTACAATTGTTCAAAGTTTGAACGAGCATGGCTCTTTTTATCAATCGATTCAAtgttcaaattaagaaaaatataggTTTGAATACCTTTTAAGTTTAAAAGTTGCTGGAGTGAAGAGTAAGTAGGACTTATACGTATCTATGCGCCGTGCGTTGAAAAGGAAAACTTCTCAATTGAAGAGGATTTAATTAACGTTGCTTTGGGTAAAAGTTTGGCTTTCGATGATGGCCTGGCCTCTGGCTGATTGATTTACAAGGACTGGGGAATATGATGTATTTGTAAACATCAAACTTCACATTCTGACAGGAAAAATTGCATGCATATAAttctaatcaaaataaattcattctcaaattttattaaCAGCAAAAAAAAGATAGAACAATGAAAGAGTGTTAAATCTTTATTCAATCTTATCGACAATCCTATCGAATTTTTGTAGTAATATCATATGAAATCTAACATTACTTCTTTGTACTCCGTTTTACGTTTTAATGATTGATTATTAAcgcatattttttattatttgaaaaaagggATTATGTTTCTTAACAAAGAATGAACTATTTCAAGAGATGGTTTGTAATTCACGAGCAGTCACGAATATGATTTTGTGGGGGAAGTCCCTTTTACTATACAACAATAACTAAACTGTGGTAAAAATAAAGGATTCTGAAATTAAACCAAAGCACGATTGCAAACAATGATCAGCTTTATAATCTGTAAATTGATATCAGCTTTATCATTCTGATTCTATCTTAAGGCCGATTAAGTAATCGAAATGAATATATACGATACTTTTATGAACCtttcattgttttcatattcagcGTAAGAATTTAATTTCAGTTTATTAAGTGCAcctttttatattaattcatGAATTACTTTTTTAAGTTTCACACACACATTTTCAATGTATTAACAAGAACCAATTATACGCTCTTTGAGCTTAACAATCATCCTTTCGTAGCACCGCGGATCTAGACATTATAACACTAATTTTCGTTAAAACAGTGAGATCCgcctatgattttttttattggcaaGTTGCAGTATTTACGAAATACACATTTACACGTCGATTAagtacaagtatatatataaacaagagCTGGGGATCTCCTCGTCGCATTGATTAACGTTGAACAGGTGAGGCACGGCGAGTTGAATCGCTCGCTTGACCTGGATTGACACAACACGCAGGTGAATCGCAACGGAAGCCATTTTTAGCCGAGGAACAAGCAAGCGTGCGGAGTGATAGTATGCATTCGCGGTGAAGCGTTTATTGGGAGATGGTGTAGCTTTTTTTCCTATACGTTTTTACTTGGATTTGACAGTCAGTGTAATCGGACAGGCATGTTTCCACAAGGAGTCAATATAGCGCTAGGACTTAGCTATATGCTATGTACACTACTACAGATTGTAGGGTTTGGGACCCCCGCTTGGGTAGTTAGTGATTACAATGGGGAGATTTTCGATTCATGTGGACTGTTATTCTGTGTGTCATGTCGAAATGGCAGTGGATGCGAGACAAAAACATACCTGCAAACTTACCAAGAATACAATACCGCGGACGGAGGTATGTGGAGTTATAAATAGATCTATGATATGATatgttgaggggggggggggataagtTATTGTTGTTGTATGTGTCTGAACTTTTATTAACAACAGAATttattacttgtaaaaataaaaaaataaatatatatggtatacatgtagatacattaATCTTGTCAGTTACTTACAAATAAAccatgtaaaacaaatttatattcaaaattgtatccTAGTTGATATTTGCGATATGCATCGCTATATTTGCCCCCTTTCACAACGCatcttaaaaacttttaattgtaaggaaggttatttttaaaaaaaaaagaaatctagattttttaaattttcaattaatttcgtTCGTACGTGTTTGATACAAAAAAGTGggatatcatttaaaaaaggaatttttttttttgaaagcggaaatttatatatttatctttttcaaCGAATTGTACAATGTCTTTTTTTTCCTCGTCCTGTAGAATTAGTGTTCGCTGACCAGGTCCGGGAAACTTTGATTGCCTCGTTATCTGTGGCCACTGCTATCATCGCCTCCATTCTACTGCTGGTCAACCTCTGTGTCAAACACCAGCGGCCAGTTCTCTCCCTTGTGGCCGTCCTTCTCACCTTTATTTCAGGTGAATatgatttaacaatttttttgtttgtgtgaatgaaattcattttcactttttttttcttaaagtctCTCTTTTAATTATACTAATTTATACAAGTTGTATATTGATTTGATTGCGTTTAAAAAGTTAAAGTCAAACTTACCAAATGTTTAGagctagaaaaaaaattaatgtagtGT is part of the Magallana gigas chromosome 3, xbMagGiga1.1, whole genome shotgun sequence genome and harbors:
- the LOC105338111 gene encoding uncharacterized protein, with product MKYALLWISSLALAYCATHAPSTTMDPTEMRMKYLENSVETLARQTMLQQLFVDERTRSDGDSGIKQVRLTHKGTRSFLSDTAGQDAVNGIHDHSNYKSLVGMGEVEAVMNGVEFRTRHNDFELRMPSKANQNYHATEKIPFPAVPPSVLSKHTVAEQITEMQNYFKAWKYQDHRLKDYRPYFKAVLCYMEAAWTKDTKTAKDEFPNDRHTMVSEDWSDIEQKNRFYAYAGGRDLSENLVFLPRTIMNVKNGTVEYSQWNYRILCHPLNKDVPLKVFEPIDDLATRLSKKYDIRQIAKTKAARFNLATYERHGHYDPDLGYGWINDVAYSSSLLDDYMMQIPGKNNYPGNLIEDTFGMKMFHPTIRGKVLNTGYYHRRYKYDRAGAMGTTTANRGYTDAHMWAAQTNSDHISNIEITDCQKVNNKRVCKQYHPKYSYAIPLEIIYMTPLLSWNPYNLNFHGDARGDAYVTAGGRHGGFNASTAFTGISEKNFYMTPKEFFGEIGHPVYKEAEESAVGVLDHHHNVQKVLPSGTRVFLPSIPGVGRLRTRYPIAPLFREGSSVYKELDALKELVNFIDSHSNLLQDPPSLVGKVPQLQPDAHFRTTLATKDPPGRHYHELFIEHADYERALRHEKITVETTQESSHTHMVEITYDSHSHHWVITQCDGEQHCWDGHSNMLTKID
- the LOC105338113 gene encoding uncharacterized protein, producing the protein MFPQGVNIALGLSYMLCTLLQIVGFGTPAWVVSDYNGEIFDSCGLLFCVSCRNGSGCETKTYLQTYQEYNTADGELVFADQVRETLIASLSVATAIIASILLLVNLCVKHQRPVLSLVAVLLTFISASLIWTIISSTLIPILKEDTKTYRFPYALFLSALGSFGAVFLAIIYLVRVIKVMSALSPSYQPLK